CCTTCTAGCTGGTGAAGAAGCTTGGAGCGTTCAACATCAAAGACGCAGATGGTGCCGTCCATTGAACCACAAGCAAGGCGTTTCCCGTTAGGAGACCAAGCTACGGAGAGAACGAATTTCTTACTGCTGGTTTTGTCAGAAGGTTTTGGCGCTTCTGGACGTGGGATTGATAGAGTTGAGAGTATTCTCCAGCTCGCAGTGTCCCAGAGCTTGACTGAGGCGCTGCTACCACCTGCAACAGCAAGGATTGTACCCTTGGAACATGTAAATGATTTCACTTATTAGTTGCAGTGGATTCATTCAACAAAACACCTAGATACGTAATCACATGTAGCAAGAAAATATTGCGAAGAAGAACTTTGCGACCAAACCCGATTCATGTAAATTGTATTACGTAATCAGTGAAAACAAGTCCATACAGGTAACGACCACAAGCAATAACCAAAACAAGAAGATATTTCACCAAGTACCAGTTGTTCTGCTACTATGGTCGTAAGTCAACATGAACAAATCAGAAGATGATCTAGAGAGGTTTCAGACCACAGTAGACAGCTCTCTTAAGTTCCCGTCTGATCTAAGCTAAACATTCAAACGCTGCTCAACAATTCCAAATAGTTTCTAAGCATTAATCTACAGATCAGATTCATATAATCATCTATCATTAATGCATTGTATTAATGAACACATGTCACAGCTAACACAGGAAACGATCACAATCAATGACCAAATCAAGAAGATGTTTTACCTAAGCAGTAATAAACGATCACAAGCAATGACCAAGTCAACATGAACAAACCAAAACATGATCTAGAGACATTTTAGACCAAACTCCACGACACTCCCAAGTTCCTGTCTCATCTTCACTACAAATTCCAAATAGTTTCTAAGCATTGTTCTACAGCTAAGATTCATAGACTAAGTCAATTACCATAGGTTCAAATTGCATCCCCCAAACCTCAGAAGGAGGAGCTTCAAGAACAGCAATAGTAGCATTAGTGTCAACATCAAAGACACGGACGAAGCTATCGAGCGAAGAAGACGCTGCGATTATCCCCGAAGGATGCGCCGCCACAGCTGCTACTCCCAAGGAGTGTCCCGTATTGGTCCGCACAAGATCCAGCTCGTCCGCTCGCCATAGCTTCACCGTCTCGTCGAGAGATCCCGTCAGAAGCAACGACGGACGGTCTTCCGTCGCTGGAACCCAAGTCGCTGCCCAGACGGAGTCTTCATGCGCGTTCTCGATCGATTTCAGACCTGCGAGTTTCATCcctttttaggttttttttttttactgtgtTTCTCTCCAACTGAACAAGACGAAAGAGGAAGCAGTGACTTTGATTTCTCTTCTCACACTAACACCGCGCCGTTATTTAGTTCAGCAATATAACATCGCGTCGTTTTTGTATAGAGGGATCCATTTACTGACCATCTCCATCCCACCTCTATatctatctctatattttcccctaaaatagagaaactctattataaaggtaaaaatgctccaatgtatgcctgtataatagagtttctctatttttagagaaaaatatagagatatgttattttcacctctataatagagatctctattttagagaaaaatatagaggtgtacattggagatgctctaaatatCCTATTTTTGTTTGGATTCGTGGGTTTGGTTCGGTAGTTTCTAGTTCAATTCGGATAATTAAATTAAGAACCGAAAAATACCCCAAAATAATTGGTTCTCATTTGGGTTTTGGTTTGTTATAAAAGTTTAACTTGTGTAaatagttttacttttttttttataaaatcattacacattttacaaaattcaacTCATTTTAATggtgaatgatatttttaaatatatattttttaaatacaataagttaatttaccaatttaatataattttatca
The window above is part of the Brassica napus cultivar Da-Ae chromosome C3, Da-Ae, whole genome shotgun sequence genome. Proteins encoded here:
- the LOC106390074 gene encoding WD repeat-containing protein VIP3-like, whose product is MKLAGLKSIENAHEDSVWAATWVPATEDRPSLLLTGSLDETVKLWRADELDLVRTNTGHSLGVAAVAAHPSGIIAASSSLDSFVRVFDVDTNATIAVLEAPPSEVWGMQFEPMGTILAVAGGSSASVKLWDTASWRILSTLSIPRPEAPKPSDKTSSKKFVLSVAWSPNGKRLACGSMDGTICVFDVERSKLLHQLEGHNMPVRSLVFSPVDPRVLFSGSDDGHVNMHDAEGKTLVGSMSGHTSWVLSVDASPDGGAIATGSSDRTVRLWDLKMRAAIQTMSNHNDQVWSVAFRPPGGTGVRAGRLASVSDDKSVSLYDYS